From a region of the Mytilus galloprovincialis chromosome 3, xbMytGall1.hap1.1, whole genome shotgun sequence genome:
- the LOC143067511 gene encoding cytochrome c oxidase assembly factor 6 homolog, with protein sequence MSESVGPISGKADREKCWGARDNYWNCLSRHEEKLGKEKASEKCAELRKPYESFCSRTWVKHFDRRREYLKFRAKVESGENPLPEEKEFKISGYKPESS encoded by the exons ATGTCAGAATCTGTAGGTCCTATTTCTGGAAAAGCAGACAGAGAAAAATGTTGGGGAGCAAGAGATAACTATTGGAACTGTTTATCTAGACATGAAGAGAAACTAGGAAAAGAAAAAGCATCAGAAAAGTGTGCAGAACTTAGAAAGCCATATGAATCATTTTGTTCGAGAACATGG gTAAAACATTTTGATAGACGGAGagaatatttaaaatttagagCAAAAGTTGAATCTGGAGAAAACCCTTTACCAGAAGAAAAAGAGTTCAAAATTTCAGGATATAAACCAGAATCATCATGA